From the genome of Sander lucioperca isolate FBNREF2018 chromosome 1, SLUC_FBN_1.2, whole genome shotgun sequence, one region includes:
- the LOC116034986 gene encoding LOW QUALITY PROTEIN: E3 ubiquitin-protein ligase UHRF2 (The sequence of the model RefSeq protein was modified relative to this genomic sequence to represent the inferred CDS: deleted 2 bases in 1 codon) produces MWIQVRTIDGKETRTVEDLSRLTKIESLRLKIQDIFSVSPQQQRLFYRGKQMEDGQTLFDYNVGLNDIVQLLIRSQTDPPDSHATKDSSGVASLPVTHPVPKMGSSPPVARDTQPPTSSRNTLVNPGIGVYKINELVDCRDVSIGAWFEACLENVTRAPKGQITPTKGKVGRPPKRTNGKLEAEQGQAYGQGQTTDSNRNNVVLGSESNGASTSQTDSTAATETKEREEDVIYHIKYDDYPENGVVEMRPVDVRPRARTLLRWDQLQVGMHVMVNYNMETPDERGFWFDAEVQTLNQASRTNKELRVKILLGGPGDIIGDCKVHFLDEIYQVEKPGARALSASDGQFKRKSGPECKHCKADPEAECRFCSCCVCGGKQDAHMQLLCDECNMAFHIYCLNPPLATIPDDEDWYCPTCKNDTSEVVKAGEKLKTSKKKAKMPSATTESQRDWGKGMACVGRTKECTIVPSNHYGPIPGIPVGATWKFRVQVSEAGVHRPHVGGIHGRSNDGSYSLVLAGGFEDEVDRGDEFTYTGSGGRDLSGNKRIGEHSFDQTLTHMNRALALNCDAPLNDKDGAESRNWRAGKPVRVVRSSKGRRISKYAPEEGNRYDGIYKVVKYWPEIGKCGYLVWRYLLRRDDLEPAPWTPEGLERIEKLGLAVQYPPGYLAAMANKTKKEACARPGRGGRTKHYPGRGRPRRRKIKEKELNYEEEEDEQPMASVYEEEPQSNGEQKTTSDNETPPAAEPPSKRVKIEETFQLSQQQQQLIREDTANKKLWDEAMGHLKEGPNFLRKMEQIFMCVCCQELAYQPITTVCSHNVCKTCLQRSFRADVYTCPACRHDLGKDYIMTQNVTLQVLLDQFYPGYSKGR; encoded by the exons aTGGAAGATGGCCAGACACTGTTTGACTATAACGTGGGACTCAATGACATCGTCCAGCTGCTGATTCGCTCACAGACCGACCCTCCCGACAGCCACGCCACCAAGGACTCCTCTGGTGTGGCCT CGCTACCAGTAACTCATCCAGTACCAAAAATGGGTTCAAGTCCTCCAGTC GCACGGGACACCCAACCCCCCACATCCAGCAGAAACACACTAGTCAACCCAGGAATTGGTGTGTACAAG ATTAACGAGCTGGTGGACTGCAGAGACGTCAGCATCGGTGCCTGGTTTGAGGCCTGCCTCGAAAATGTGACACGCGCTCCCAAAGGACAGATAACGCCCACCAAGGGCAAGGTGGGCCGGCCCCCAAAAAGGACTAATGGAAAGCTGGAGGCCGAGCAGGGACAGGCCTACGGCCAGGGCCAAACCACAGACAGTAACAGGAATAATGTTGTGTTAGGCTCTGAGAGTAATGGAGCCTCCACCTCTCAGACAGActctacagcagctacagagaccaaggagagagaagaggatgTCATTTACCACATTAAATATGACGA TTACCCAGAGAACGGTGTGGTTGAGATGCGACCGGTGGATGTGCGGCCCCGTGCCAGGACCCTGCTGCGGTGGGACCAGCTCCAGGTGGGCATGCATGTGATGGTCAACTACAATATGGAGACACCAGATGAGAGGGGCTTCTGGTTTGACGCTGAGGTTCAGACCCTCAACCAAGCCTCCCGCACCAACAAGGAGCTCCGAGTCAAGATCCTCCTGGG GGGTCCTGGAGATATAATCGGGGATTGTAAAGTTCATTTTCTGGATGAAATCTACCAGGTGGAAAAACCAGGAGCTCGTGCACTCTCAGCTTCAGATGGACAATTTAAAC GGAAGAGCGGGCCGGAGTGCAAGCACTGCAAGGCTGACCCCGAAGCAGAGTGTCGCTTCTgctcctgctgtgtgtgtggcgGCAAGCAGGATGCTCACATGCAGCTGCTGTGTGACGAGTGTAACATGGCGTTCCACATCTACTGCCTCAACCCGCCGCTGGCCACCATCCCGGATGACGAGGACTG GTACTGTCCCACCTGTAAGAACGACACCAGTGAGGTTGTTAAGGCCGGAGAGAAACTCAAAACCAGCAAGAAGAAAGCCAAGATGCCTTCGGCAACAACTGAGAGTCAAAGGGACTGGGGAAAG GGTATGGCCTGTGTCGGGCGTACCAAGGAGTGCACAATTGTTCCTTCGAACCACTATGGACCCATACCCGGTATTCCTGTTGGAGCCACCTGGAAATTCCGAGTTCAG GTGAGTGAGGCAGGTGTTCACAGGCCGCATGTTGGTGGTATCCACGGGCGCAGTAACGATGGCTCCTATTCGCTGGTGTTGGCTGGGGGCTTTGAGGATGAAGTG GACCGGGGAGATGAGTTCACCTACACAGGCAGTGGGGGTCGTGACCTCTCAGGAAACAAACGGATCGGAGAGCACTCTTTTGACCAGACCCTGACACACATGAACAG GGCTTTGGCCTTAAACTGTGATGCACCTCTGAATGACAAAGACGGGGCAGAGTCTAGGAACTGGCGGGCAGGAAAGCCAGTGAGAGTGGTGCGCAGTTCCAAAGGTCGACGCATCAGCAAATATGCTCCTGAGGAGGGAAATCGCTACGATGGTATTTACAAG GTGGTAAAGTACTGGCCAGAGATTGGGAAGTGTGGTTACCTGGTGTGGCGGTACCTCCTGAGACGGGACGATTTGGAACCAGCGCCATGGACACCTGAAGGACTGGAGAGGATCGAAAAACTGGGCCTTGCTGttcag TACCCACCCGGCTACTTAGCGGCCATGgctaacaaaacaaagaagGAGGCCTGCGCCCGACCTGGTCGCGGGGGCCGGACTAAACACTATCCCGGGAGAGGGAGGCCACGGAGACGCAAGATCAAGGAGAAAGAATTGAATTAcgaggaagaagaagacgaaCAGCCAATGGCCAGTGTGTATGAGGAGGAGCCACAGAGTAATGGAGAGCAGAAGACAACCAGCGATAACG AGACTCCACCAGCGGCAGAGCCTCCCTCTAAAAGGGTGAAGATAGAGGAGACTTTCCAACTatcacaacagcagcagcagttaatCCGGGAGGACACAGCCAACAAGAAACTCTGGGATGAAGCCATGGGACACCTTAAAGAGGGACCG AATTTCCTGCGGAAGATGGAACAGAtcttcatgtgtgtgtgctgccagGAGCTGGCCTACCAACCCATCACCACCGTCTGCTCACACAATGTTTGCAAG ACTTGTCTACAGCGGTCGTTCCGAGCGGATGTGTACACCTGCCCTGCCTGCCGTCACGACTTGGGCAAAGACTACATCATGACCCAAAACGTGACGCTTCAGGTGCTGCTTGACCAGTTCTATCCGGGCTACAGCAAAGGCCGATGA